A genome region from Cydia pomonella isolate Wapato2018A chromosome 21, ilCydPomo1, whole genome shotgun sequence includes the following:
- the LOC133529798 gene encoding uncharacterized protein LOC133529798 codes for MKCMDQLPSVTTCCFCCFLRAGCVMIALISFTVGMILAPNVGYAQSESLLPEPLTNTEGTAQVLLGLVSILLCACSFLLFVGSFCNVPILIEIYQWGALIYSTSTIIIYIILACFCFLVHSNSATAGAWLITLIFVNFFLTSYFVIVANSLRMSLLFLHSTEVLY; via the exons ATGAAGTGTATGGATCAGCTCCCGTCTGTGACAACATGTTGCTTCTGCTGTTTTCTCAGGGCGGGATGTGTTATGATTGCTCTGATATCATTT ACGGTGGGCATGATCCTGGCCCCGAACGTGGGCTATGCGCAATCGGAGTCGCTGCTCCCGGAACCACTGACGAACACTGAGGGGACCGCGCAAGTGTTGCTCGGTCTTGTTTCTATCCTCCTCTGTGCGTGCAGTTTCCTGCTCTTCGTCGGCTCTTTCTGT aaCGTCCCAATACTGATAGAGATATATCAGTGGGGAGCATTGATCTACAGCACGTCTACCATCATTATCTACATTATTCTGGCGTGTTTCTGTTTCCTAGTGCACTCCAATAGCGCCACGGCTGGCGCCTGGCTCATTACGCTAATCtttgtcaacttttttt TGACCAGTTACTTCGTAATCGTGGCAAATAGCTTGAGGATGTCTCTGCTATTCCTGCACAGCACTGAAGTACTGTACTAG